The stretch of DNA TGTtacatgttttttgtttcgcagaatattcATATCAagcagagtccaaacgggataaaaactgacgaagatttttttttgaaatatatatgatttttgggaagaaaaatccacgcgagacgatgcccgagggggccacgaggcagggggcgcgccccaggggggcaggcgcgcccctgaccctcgtggccaccctgtaaggcggttggtgcccttctttcgctgcaagaaagctaatatccggatagagatcgtgttaaaatttcagcccaattggagctacggatctccggaaatataagaaacggtgaaagggtagaatctgagaacgcagaaacagagagagacagagagacagatccaatctcggaggggctctcgcccctcccatgccatggagaccaagagacagatccaatctttacaggagtgtatgccatgtatttttgtgatcaatgtggtgactagcacaagcatgcaaagtagctctcgtgatgttgctgatttcagggattTAGAATTCTTCTGTGTCATTTTCCctgatgatatttttatgccatgtattcttgttgctacagagtgatccatgcctcttttgagcatgttcagtaaggatgattttgagatattgttatgctctatcaatccatgtatttgtttgcaattatgtagcaccctagcatgactcaatcctactctacttttgctataaaatgttcctggcagattgtttacgtgttaagcaattttgccgaggttgttgtagttgatccatgcatgctatgtgattgttcttgccatggttagcttattgatcatgtcttcttgctgggtgtatgcttagtttgtcatgcaatgccttgtggtgattgcatcgagctcgtaaacatgcctacgtaattctgtttatgccatgtctaattttctgctaagtctgaatttgttacgaaacttgctatgtttacatggttgccattgtatcttctgatcccttttggcttatggtcagtaagggacttttgctatatgctttgagtagtttcatgccatgccttgccttgccatgatatgttcctgtagcatgttgttatcttgctctaaactttacttcctgatgttaattcctgacctgttgttattttcactaagtctgagatgctattatcttttgcactttagccatgcttgtttgaacctgctattgtgtgatttagccgtagctcagtgttcatattttgtcaagcatcttgagtggatcactgccctgtgctttgttgctatgttagagtgcagtagcttatttttcttgatgcatttagatggcactgtgctgttaatcgcagctttgtgctattattgttttgcttaccatttccaaaccgtgcatccgattccggtgatctttatatcgatttcaaccgaaatcaactcatctttccagcggcgcacttggttttccaagttgaggcctgattCTATCTTGCCCTTCCGGAGtatgcatatgcattgcacaccacatcccgcatatcatgccatgttttgcatcatgttttttgCGCATTGccccgtggttgattgtggtttcctttgcttgtgttcttgtttTGGGTAGAGCAGGGAGATGAGTTCGTGTTCGAGGTACCCGTTGAGTACGttttcgaggatcaagctttcgccttctcggagaactttgcaggcaagatgaccatatcctcgaaatcacttctatctttgcttgctagttgctcactcttttgctatgcctatgctacgatacctgcCACATGCCTTATCATGCcttccatattgccatgtcaagcctctaactcaccttgtcctagcaaaccgttgtttggctatgttaccgctttgctcagctcctcttatagcattgctagttgcaggtgaagatggagtttgttccttgttggaacatgatttacatgttgggatatcacaatatctcttatttaattaatgcatctatatacttggtaaagggtggaaggctcggccttatgcctggtgttttgttccactcttgccgccctagttttcgtcataccggtgttatgttccttgattttgcgttccttacgcggtcgggttataatgggaaccccttgacagttcgctttgaataaaactcctccagcaaggcccaaccttggttttaccatttgcactaacaacctagcctttttcccttgggtttccggagcccgagggtcatctttattttaaccccccccccccccgggggccagtgctcctctgagtgttggtccgaactgagctgcccgcggggccacctcggggaaacttgagagttggttttactcatagctagtctcatccggtgtttccctgagaacgaggtacgtgcgactcctatcgggatttatcggcacatCGGTTGGCTTTGctagtttagttttaccattgtcgagatgtcttgtaactgggattccgagtctgatcgggtcgtcctgggagaaggaatatccttcgttaaccgtgagagcttttgatgggctaagttgggacacccctgcagggttttgaactttcgaaagccgtgcccgcggttatgggcagatgggaatttgttaatgtccggttgtagagaacttgaaacttaacttaattaaaatgcatcaaccacgtgtgtagccgcgatggtctctttccggtggagtccgggaagtgaacacggtgttggagttatgcttgaacgtaagtagtttcaggatcacttctagttcacgaccgtgctttgccttctcttctcgctctcatttgcgtatgttagccaccatatatgctagtgcttgctgcagctccacctcactacccccttttccctacccataagcttaaatagtcttgatcgcgagggtgtgagattgttgagtctccgtgactcacagatacttccaaaaccagcttgcaggtgccgatgatacccgtgcaggtgacgcaaccgagctcaagggggagttcgatgaagaccgtgttcattgtgttgtttcgttttcagttgatcggtagtggagcccagtcggggcggtcggggatctagcattaggggtggtcttcttttattatttggttccgtagtcagaccttgtttgttttctggatgttgtaatgttatattcatgtattgtgtgaagtggcgattgtaagccaactctgtacctctttcttattcagtacatgggatgtgtaaagattacccctcttgtgacatgcctacaatgcggttatgcctctaagtcgtgctccgacacgtgggagatatagttgCATCGTGGGTGTTCcaggggctctctccccctcgcttccggtggcaccggagtgccaccgggggccatcatcatcaccgaaatattcaccaacaacttcatcaccatcatcaccaactcttcccccctctatgcagcggtgtaacccctcttttacccattgtaatctctacttaaacatggtgctcaacgctatatattatttcccaatgatgtatggctatcctatgatgtttgagtagatccgttttgtcctatgggttatttgatgatcgtgattggtttgagttgcatgttttattattggtgctgtcctatggtgctctccgtgtcgagcaagcgtgagggattcccgctgtagggtttgcaatatgttcatgatttgcttatggtgggtggcgtgagtgatagaagcacagacccgagtaagtagattgtttgcgtatgggataaagaggacttgatactttaatgttATGGTTGAGTTTTatcttaatgatctttagtagttgcagatgcttgctagagttccaatcataagtgcatatgatccaagtagagaaagtatgttagcttatgcctctccctcaaataaaattgcaataataattaccggtctagttatcgattgcctagggacaaattactttctcgtaacaaaaagctctttactaaaactaacctagttgtgtctttacctaaacagcccctactttttatttacgcaaTCTTTATTATcctgcaaacctatccaaaaacacctacaaaatacttctagtttcatacttgttctaggtaagcaaacatcaagcgtgcgtagagttatatcggtggtcgatagaacttgagggaatatttgttctgcctttagctcctcgttgggttcgacactcttacttatcgaaaactgttgcgatcccctatacttatgggttatcaaggcatactagtgacactctgtttgtctatatattcacacatgtactaagtttccgattaatacaattctagcatgaataataaacatttatcatgatataaggaaatataaataacaactttattattgtctctagagcatatttccttcgTCTTGAAGAAAAGGGAGACGATGAGAAGCGGTCGATGTCGCACTAAGCTTGAAAATCCACACCAGCAATACATACTCTACAGCTATCAATATATGTACAAAGCAATGCATGCCTTTGTAACTATTTTTGGCACTATTAAACTTGAACTGGAAAATTAAGGTTTATTAATATTTCACATTCACGGTTTATACTATTAGTAATTCTCCGCCATGTTGAAAAGGTCGGGTGTGTATCTGTGTGGGGACTAGAACCATTTTTATTAAGATTGAGGTTTTTTTTTCTCCCGTTGTAATGCACGGGCAATTGTGCTAGTCTTATCAAAAGATTGAACAGTTAGGAAATTGATTTTCCCAAATTTTAAAAATAGGCAATTTACATATATCTAGAGTGAAAAAAAAATGTTCTCGATCTTTTTTCTGTCGGAGAGCCGCATTGCATTCGCAACTCATGTGTTACTGAATTTATTGGGCCCCACTTATCAAAGAGGCGGTTTCTAAGGCCCAACACTCATTTTGTAGGCCTTATGTTTCGGCCCGACGAACAAGTATTTGTGGGCTCAGGCCTGCGAACCACCAAGTAGACTGGAAGTCGAGGCATGGCGGCGGAGGGAGCGGAGCTTGGTTCCCCGGCGCCGGCGCAGCCGCCGGCACCGAAGCGGCGGAAGATCGAACCGTCTCGGAGGTACCCAGCGCGCGTCTCCTCGCGCCCCTTTCAATTATCCTCAGCGTGATTGCCGCGTGCTTCCAACAACCCAATCTGGTGGAATTTGCCTAATCCCTCACGATCGCGCTGCGCCGTCCTTTAGTTTTGGGAGGAAATCGCAAAGGTTCCGACCTTGGTTGTGGGGCGTGCCAGTGGTGTGGGGTGGCTACAGGTGTAGTGTTCTTTTAGGTAAAGATTCGGGACTGGCCTGCCGACTAGCTGATCCTGTCGACGAGCATCGCTGTACGTTAGGTTTTGGTGTTCTTTGAAAGGGCCTTTGGAATGTGGCAATGTGCTTGTTTATCTATTTTCCGGCAAAAGTCTCGATATTCCCATGGGTCCTTGTTGATTGAGGCGAATATTGGGCCCTTTTGCATTTCTGTCCTGGACATATAAATTTTCAGGCAATGTTTGGTATCGTCCACAATTGAGTGAGGAAGTGGGTAATTCGATGACAGAAAGAGTAGCTCTCATGTCCCAGTGGTGAATTCTTTGGGACGATGTTCTATCACTCTTTCAATCATGGTTTGTTCATTCTATTCCTCCAAGCATGCACCATAATTGAAACCGTGGTGCAGTCAATCTCACGTTCTATAGATCCTTTGTATATAGCTATTACAAGTCATTGCGGCCATTAAATCATTGCACCAAACTAGCTATTCAGTTAGTACTTTACCTTGTGTGCCTGTATCTGGTTGTCAGTGTTTCGTTCAATGACATTATCAACCTGAATGCACTAGAAGGGTAGTACCTCATAAGTTGCCTGAATTGAGAATAACACCAACCGTGTGCGAATTGATGACTTGATGCCCTGACAGTCACCATGAAAATATTTTGTACCATACAGAAAATTGTGCATTTGATCTCTTACTCCTTACCCATTCTTTATTGCAATTCACTGTTGCTTTGCACTCACTAGTTACTAAGAGCAGCGATTTTGTTGCTGTGGACTACAGCAGCCATGCCTTGCTGCTGACTGTAATTTGTCACCACTTTACTTTCTTGTCTAGTATGGTAAATATTTGTTTGTTGTGCTTTGGAACACAGGAGCAGACCTCCTTCTCAAACTGCTATTGATAAGGACAAAGTGGTGGCATCATCCAATTCATCGGTATGCTCAAATTCCTGATACGTTGATTGGCAACTGATACCTTCTCTCCTATTTCTTGATTTATCCTAACATCCTTTCTTGATGTTAACACCACTTTTCCAGGTTTCAGGTACACCGCTAGCAAGAGTGGATCTCAACAAAGTTAGAGAGGCAAAGAGATTTGCTGTCCTTCAAGCACAGCACGAGGGATGCCTGGGAAGCTTCAAAAGCTTTGATTCTCTGTTTGGAAATTATATTGTTCCTGTTACCCCAAGTGATGACTTCTTCGAGCAAATTGCAAAGAAGTGACCCGACAAATTTGACAGCCATGAAGAGGTAGGATGATGATCCTGCTCTATCCTGCTACATGCCTCGACATTATTCCTTCTAGATCTACTAACAGAAAAATAGTGAAGATCTCAAGACAAAATGTATTTTATTTGGAAATTGAGGTTCTGTGCTTCAAATGAGAAACTGATTTTCATGCATGCCTGTAGATACCCCTACCTTGTAAGATCCCCACAGTATCAAAACGTAAAACTACTCCTTTTGCAGTGGTGTAAAAGAGTGGCATTTTGGCAAGTATTTTATATCGTCATCTTTTGTTTTTCAGTGGGACTTTTTCCCAGGCTAGGATACCCCAGTAGGCCAGTAGGATGTATATCTTCATGGGTACCATTTTATTCTTGTAGTCTTCCATTACCTAACCATCTTTCCAATTATTGATGGGGTTCTTTCTACCACTTCTTTCCTTCCAACCAGTTCAACAAATATCTTGGTATCAAAACAAGGCTAGGAAGTATGCTTGATTCTTTTTTTGAGAACTGCGTTTGCATTATGAGAAGGAACAGCGGCAGAGCGCTAACTGTACAGGAGGTGGCAAAGGCCATGAACAGAAGAAGAAACAAAAACTGAAGGGGGTTGCCGCATGGCGCTACTCTCGCCGCATCAGATGACTACCCCCAGCCAGCGCCCAGGTGGCGAGCTCGTCGCTGACTAGTTGAAGAACCGTCCTAACGGGGAGATCCACCTCCCTGAAGATGCGTCCGTTGCGCTCTAGCCAAATAAACCAGGAGATTAGTAGGGCAATCGAACGCGCCCGCTTCGGGCAAGCGCTGCCATTGCTGAGCGCGGTAAGCCAGTCTACCATGGACGCACCACACCGCCAGCCACTAGGATGGAACCCAGGGATGTGGAAGCGAACAGCAGCCTCCCCCCAGAGTTGACGCGACCAGGGGCATTCTGAGAAGAGATGCTTGGTAGTCTTGAGGTTTCTCCTGCAGAGCTGACAGAAGTAGGAGTTGGGCCATTGCCTGGCCATCAGCCTGTCCGCAGTGAGTAGGCGATTTATTGAGAGGAGCCAGGAGAATAGCTTGATCTTGGCGGGCGCCCATGCACGCCAGACGACTTGCATGATTGGCGAGTATGTTGAACCGACGAACTGCATGCGGTAGGCAGACACGGTGGAGTAGACGCCAGATGGCTCAAGCTTCCAGGTGAACTCATCTGGCCCAGTATCTTGGAGATTGACGCCGCTGATCCGAACCCACAGTGCCACAAAATCCTGGAGCAGCTCGCTTGTGACACGACCTTGTAGATCGGCAACCCATCTACCCCTGTGTAGTGCGTCCCGGACTGTTCTGTGCTTGCGCCTGGCTCGTTGGAACAGCTCAGGGGCGATTCGAAAGGGGGCCTCACCTTGCAGCCAGCTGTCCATCCAAAACGATGCCAAACGTGCATCCTTGACAGTGGCCGAAGTGGCCGCGGCGAAGAGCAGCCTCTCGTCCAGATTGCAGGGCACAGGCAGCCCAATCTAGGGCTTGCTGGGTGCCGTGCGCTCCCACCACAGCCATCGCAGCTGCAAGGCAGCCCCTAAACGATCAAGGTCTAGAATGCCCAGCCCACCGAGGTCACGAGGCCTGCATATCCGAGGCCAAGCCACCTTGTAGTGGCCACCCTGACACGACTCCTGGCCACGCCATAACCAAGCCCGCCGAAGCTTGTCAATATGGCGGCGCACCCAGGCCGGTAGGTGGTGCACTGTCATCCAGTAGATGGTCAACGCCGAGAGGACTGAATTGAGCAGCACtaacctgttggggaacgtagtaatttcaaaattttcctacgcacacgcaagatcatggtgatgcatagcaacgaggggagagtatgatctacgtacccttgtagatcgcaacggaagcgttgacacaacgtagaggaagtagtcgtacgtcttcttcccgatccgaccgatccaagcaccgttactccggcacctccgagttcttagcacacgttcagctcgatgacgatcctcgggctccgatccagcaaagcgtcgaggaagagttccgtcagcacgacggcgtggtgacgatcttgatgtactaccgacgcagggcttcgcctaagcactgtaacggtatgatcgaggtggaatttggtggcagggggcatcgcacacggctaaggaacgatctcaaggatcaacttgtgtgtcttggggtgtcccctgcccccgtatataaaggatgaaGGGGGGGAGNNNNNNNNNNNNNNNNNNNNNNNNNNNNNNNNNNNNNNNNNNNNNNNNNNNNNNNNNNNNNNNNNNNNNNNNNNNNNNNNNNNNNNNNNNNNNNNNNNNNNNNNNNNNNNNNNNNNNNNNNNNNNNNNNNNNNNNNNNNNNNNNNNNNNNNNNNNNNNNNNNNNNNNNNNNNNNNNNNNNNNNNNNNNNNNNNNNNNNNNNNNNNNNNNNNNNNNNNNNNNNNNNNNNNNNNNNNNNNNNNNNNNNNNNNNNNNNNNNNNNNNNNNNNNNNNNNNNNNNNNNNNNNNNNNNNNNNNNNNNNNNNNNNNNNNNNNNNNNNNNNNNNNNNNNNNNNNNNNNNNNNNNNNNNNNNNNNNNNNNNNNNNNNNNNNNNNNNNNNNNNNNNNNNNNNNNNNNNNNNNNNNNNNNNNNNNNNNNNNNNNNNNNNNNNNNNNNNNNNNNNNNNNNNNNNNNNNNNNNNNNNNNNNNNNNNNNNNNNNNNNNNNNNNNNNNNNNNNNNNNNNNNNNNNNNNNNNNNNNNNNNNNNNNNNNNNNNNNNNNNNNNNNNNNNNNNNNNNNNNNNNNNNNNNNNNNNNNNNNNNNNNNNNNNNNNNNNNNNNNNNNNNNNNNNNNNNNNNNNNNNNNNNNNNNNNNNNNNNNNNNNNNNNNNNNNNNNNNNNNNNNNNNNNNNNNNNNNNNNNNNNNNNNNNNNNNNNNNNNNNNNNNNNNNNNNNNNNNNNNNNNNNNNNNNNNNNNNNNNNNNNNNNNNNNNNNNNNNNNNNNNNNNNNNNNNNNNNNNNNNNNNNNNNNNNNNNNNNNNNNNNNNNNNNNNNNNNNNNNNNNNNNNNNNNNNNNNNNNNNNNNNNNNNNNNNNNNNNNNNNNNNNNNNNNNNNNNNNNNNNNNNNNNNNNNNNNNNNNNNNNNNNNNNNNNNNNNNNNNNNNNNNNNNNNNNNNNNNNNNNNNNNNNNNNNNNNNNNNNNNNNNNNNNNNNNNNNNNNNNNNNNNNNNNNNNNNNNNNNNataagtcatgaagaaagcaatagcaacatactaaatgatcgggtgctaagctaatggaatgggtcatgtcaatcacatcattctcctaataatgtgatcccgttaatcaaatgacaacacatgtctatggttaggaaacataaccatctttgattaacgagctagtcaagtagaggcatactagtgacgtttagtttgtctatgtattcacacaagtattatgtttccggataatacaattctagcatgaataataaacatttatcatgatataaggaaataaaataataacattattattg from Triticum urartu cultivar G1812 chromosome 3, Tu2.1, whole genome shotgun sequence encodes:
- the LOC125548565 gene encoding uncharacterized protein LOC125548565 codes for the protein MAAEGAELGSPAPAQPPAPKRRKIEPSRRSRPPSQTAIDKDKVVASSNSSVSGTPLARVDLNKVREAKRFAVLQAQHEGCLGSFKSFDSLFGNYIVPVTPSDDFFEQIAKK